Proteins from a single region of Octopus bimaculoides isolate UCB-OBI-ISO-001 chromosome 11, ASM119413v2, whole genome shotgun sequence:
- the LOC106874261 gene encoding UDP-glucuronosyltransferase 2B37 translates to MNLIWFSLIVFSISAGVKYTKADNVLLLSWPYFSHLQSLAYVGSELSKYGHTSYFPMTDKMAKMFQSFKGVELLKMKDDPNVDKFFETTLDYFLSGNSTIKDMFKIMNKVCDNFLLDEDWFQYLKKVNASIAVIDFVFMSNCLAIIPYRLSIPFVFQGINPGPPIVSRNPWLPAVFTSIGFQNPNKITFFQRLKGAVVAYYMYFAKPMGMPSRSVKEYAPEKPDISFRSLLHQAELYLTETDFLLSQPLPALPNVKYIGGVAARKAAPLEGDVKKFVDKSNNGIIVVSFGSIVSKVPEEHIKKMEMAFKEIKYDVIWKLSASKYLAPNIFVTKWLPQNDLLGHPKTKLFITHCGNSGQFESLYHGVPMLGFPVFADQSHNGYRMQVKGYGISMDMFNYTKDELVLTINELIVNPKYKNKIKIASEIFHSRPESPAAKGARYIDNVIKYGGNYFSSPFQSMPLYQFLMLDIYAVFLAVIIVSLCLVKFVIQKCYRCCCVKKKKMD, encoded by the coding sequence ATGAACCTAATATGGTTTAGTCTAATTGTATTCAGCATTTCAGCTGGAGTGAAATATACCAAAGCTGATAATGTCCTGCTACTTTCATGGCCATACTTTAGTCACTTACAGAGTCTGGCTTATGTGGGGAGTGAGCTGAGCAAATATGGTCACACCAGTTATTTTCCGATGACagataaaatggcaaaaatgtttcagtcattcaaagGTGTTGAACTTCTGAAGATGAAAGATGATCCcaatgttgacaaattttttGAAACAACCCTCGACTATTTTTTGAGTGGGAACTCTACAATAAAGGATAtgtttaaaattatgaataaagtTTGTGATAATTTTCTTTTAGATGAAGATTGGTTCCAATATTTGAAGAAGGTAAATGCTTCCATAGCTGTGATAGACTTTGTCTTTATGAGTAATTGTTTGGCAATAATTCCTTATAGATTATCCATACCATTTGTGTTTCAAGGTATCAATCCTGGACCACCAATTGTTAGTCGAAATCCCTGGCTTCCAGCTGTTTTCACTTCCATAGGTTTTCAAAACCCCAATAAAATTACGTTTTTTCAAAGGCTGAAAGGTGCTGTTGTAGCATATTACATGTATTTTGCAAAGCCAATGGGTATGCCTTCAAGAAGTGTTAAAGAATATGCTCCAGAGAAACCTGATATTTCATTTCGTAGTCTCTTACACCAGGCAGAATTGTATTTAACTGAAACTGATTTTTTACTGAGCCAGCCTCTGCCAGCACTTccaaatgttaaatatattggtGGTGTGGCAGCACGTAAAGCAGCTCCATTAGAAGGTGATGTCAAAAAATTTGTCGACAAATCGAACAATGGAatcattgttgtttcttttggaaGTATTGTCAGTAAAGTACCAGAAGAACATATAAAAAAGATGGAGATggcttttaaagaaataaaatatgatgtgATTTGGAAACTATCAGCTTCAAAGTATTTAGCTCCAAACATCTTTGTAACAAAATGGCTACCACAAAATGATCTTTTGGGTCATCCAAAAACAAAACTCTTTATTACACATTGTGGTAATAGTGGTCAGTTTGAGTCTCTCTACCATGGAGTACCTATGCTTGGTTTTCCAGTCTTTGCTGATCAGTCTCACAATGGTTACCGAATGCAAGTAAAGGGATATGGAATCTCTATGGATATGTTTAATTACACGAAAGATGAGCTTGTTTTAACCATTAATGAACTGATTGTAAATcccaaatataaaaacaagattaAAATAGCCAGTGAAATATTCCATTCTCGTCCAGAAAGTCCTGCAGCTAAAGGTGCACGCTATATAGACAATGTGATTAAATATGGTGGAAATTACTTCAGTTCTCCCTTTCAGTCTATGCCACTTTACCAATTTCTCATGCTGGATATATATGCTGTGTTTTTGGCTGTAATTATTGTCTCACTGTGTTTGGTAAAATTTGTCATTCAAAAATGTTATCGATGTTGTTgtgtaaaaaagaagaaaatggattaa